One genomic window of Conger conger chromosome 9, fConCon1.1, whole genome shotgun sequence includes the following:
- the adnp2b gene encoding activity-dependent neuroprotector homeobox protein 2b yields the protein MYQIPVGNLDRIRRSRKKVKHILSEIGLENCKDLLGDLESFDAGEKTFHNTDWADFTEGHNGKRRKKWRYRTQTLCCSLCKFSARSWHTYKSHVLRCHEEEQELSLLSVCSCCSFVAHPRLISRHFRIFHGGLPKASGFAAPPLMSQTPVGPLPPAANSTERYSCRRCSYHDTLIYCMKKHVLVTHYVSLLNHYFGQRADIDQRAKGLNSFRFYCKMCFLAAENSEHLLYHILSSDKHKEVDAHINGLIYEHGKVTKKYLPNLAPKTVQSHVYNSPLISRNGDQQPGKPLSLQRPDASPVSGGPLSATLLHGSPHNTAALCTSGSSQTFLPAQASALVQLASAEAKGRLRPSSAVAALHNTQPPRGISATLPTSGGLATPMIQAPTGTALANVSHNPPKPPPIAAGLPTQPPLQQQPHLQLQQQPHLQQQLQQQPQQPRQVFLPPGVQVNVPGNLGLRGPTAQPLLLNPRLPLSQPAPRGTMMTSQSLLSHLIPTGNKVNGLPTYTLAPLQVGMQVPTSSLPVVSKGPVPAAQVNTTALTQTSKPTGVSVTDPPTASKQAKKWITCPVCNELFPSDVYQVHTEVAHKVPTKAARQKGLAARAPFLKKMPDKTVKCLMCKVLLSEKGLFEHLLHGLNCLYCQGIFYSIKQLMEHTSTEHSSLKKANCDFMRREYRLYSDDYGNLLFPYFDINTTVPKELIGDKELNFALVTSSLDLIFLKMFPGSAESVSRPSITKTGITVCPFCPEKLHGVESYNMHLKEKHYIIPTIHAILKTPAFKCIYCSGVYTGKITPKAISIHVQRCRCRPTKNAEKVINPDPNGQSVPAVNRDEQRPPLFPPTKQAPPPAPAHKTAREEAELHSKQRLEIAVREAVEANKREREARTVKRRKVEVPKSTTHPAVQTPVQHDPPVSLLLDPTGMEMRSFEERRGFVTDYFHKKPYLSKKECEVLANRLWLNKIDVSCHFAIKRNKCLRAIQRNRTAVLLGFNMAELKKVKHDLLIPETESEKTAA from the coding sequence tGGAGATATCGCACACAGACTTTGTGCTGCAGTCTGTGCAAGTTTTCAGCTCGGTCCTGGCACACCTACAAAAGCCATGTCCTACGGTGTCATGAGGAGGAGCAGGAACTGAGCTTGCTGTCGGTCTGTTCCTGCTGCTCATTCGTCGCTCACCCCAGGCTCATTTCTAGACATTTCAGAATTTTCCACGGTGGGCTTCCAAAGGCCTCGGGATTTGCTGCACCGCCCCTCATGTCCCAGACCCCAGTTGGACCATTACCCCCTGCCGCCAATTCGACAGAGAGGTACTCTTGTCGAAGATGCTCCTACCATGACACGCTCATTTACTGCATGAAGAAACATGTCTTGGTGACCCACTATGTATCCCTACTGAACCATTACTTTGGGCAGCGGGCGGACATTGACCAACGGGCTAAGGGCCTAAACTCGTTTAGGTTCTACTGCAAGATGTGCTTCCTTGCGGCTGAGAACTCTGAGCATCTGCTCTACCACATCCTGTCCTCTGACAAGCACAAAGAGGTGGACGCACACATCAACGGCTTGATATATGAACACGGCAAAGTCACCAAGAAGTACCTTCCCAATCTGGCGCCCAAGACAGTGCAATCGCATGTTTATAACAGTCCCTTGATTTCCAGGAATGGTGACCAACAGCCAGGAAAACCGTTGTCTCTGCAGCGGCCTGATGCAAGTCCAGTGTCTGGAGGCCCCCTGTCTGCAACATTGCTGCATGGAAGCCCACACAACACAGCCGCTCTGTGTACCTCGGGGTCCAGCCAGACCTTCCTCCCAGCACAGGCCTCAGCTCTAGTGCAGTTAGCCAGTGCAGAGGCCAAGGGCCGGTTGAGGCCTAGTTCAGCAGTTGCAGCTCTTCACAACACGCAGCCTCCCAGGGGGATCTCAGCCACCCTGCCCACTTCTGGGGGCTTAGCCACACCAATGATTCAGGCCCCAACGGGCACGGCCCTGGCGAACGTCTCTCATAACCCCCCTAAACCACCGCCGATTGCTGCTGGACTACCCACACAGCCGCCGCTGCAGCAACAGCCTCAtttgcagctgcagcagcagccccatttgcagcagcagctgcagcagcaacCTCAGCAGCCACGACAGGTCTTCTTGCCACCTGGTGTTCAGGTCAATGTCCCGGGCAATTTGGGTCTGCGAGGGCCAACTGCTCAGCCCCTTCTCCTAAATCCGAGGCTCCCTCTGAGCCAGCCTGCCCCACGTGGCACCATGATGACCTCACAATCTCTTCTTAGTCATCTGATTCCAACAGGAAACAAGGTCAACGGCCTGCCAACCTATACCCTGGCACCCCTTCAGGTCGGCATGCAAGTCCCGACGAGCAGCCTCCCAGTGGTCAGCAAAGGACCTGTACCTGCAGCCCAGGTCAACACCACTGCTTTAACGCAGACAAGCAAACCAACAGGTGTCTCTGTGACAGACCCTCCCACAGCTTCCAAACAAGCCAAAAAGTGGATAACTTGCCCAGTGTGTAATGAACTCTTTCCTTCCGATGTGTACCAGGTACACACAGAGGTGGCTCACAAAGTGCCCACCAAAGCAGCCAGGCAGAAGGGCCTGGCAGCCCGGGCACCATTCCTAAAGAAGATGCCAGATAAAACTGTTAAATGCCTAATGTGCAAGGTTCTGCTGTCGGAAAAAGGACTATTTGAGCATCTACTGCATGGCTTGAACTGTTTGTATTGTCAAGGAATTTTCTACTCAATCAAACAGCTCATGGAGCACACAAGCACTGAGCACAGTTCTTTGAAGAAAGCCAACTGCGACTTTATGAGACGGGAGTACCGGCTGTACTCTGACGATTATGGCAATCTCTTATTCCCGTATTTCGACATCAACACAACGGTCCCTAAAGAGCTAATTGGAGACAAGGAGCTTAACTTTGCTCTGGTCACAAGCTCTCTGGACCTGATCTTCTTGAAGATGTTTCCAGGCTCTGCCGAGTCTGTGTCTAGGCCATCCATCACTAAAACTGGCATTACGGTCTGCCCTTTTTGTCCTGAGAAACTCCATGGTGTGGAGAGTTACAACATGCATCTGAAGGAAAAGCATTACATCATACCCACCATCCATGCCATTTTAAAGACCCCGGCATTCAAGTGCATATACTGCAGTGGAGTCTACACCGGGAAGATCACACCCAAAGCTATCTCCATCCATGTGCAGCGCTGTCGGTGCAGACCCACCAAAAATGCTGAGAAGGTGATAAACCCAGACCCCAATGGCCAGTCAGTACCTGCTGTAAACAGGGATGAACAGAGACCGCCCCTGTTCCCGCCTACCAAGCAGGCTCCTCCACCAGCGCCTGCCCACAAGACTGCTAGGGAAGAAGCTGAGCTGCACAGCAAACAGAGGCTGGAGATAGCAGTGAGGGAGGCAGTGGAGGCCAataagagggaaagggaggccAGGACAGTAAAGCGAAGGAAGGTAGAAGTGCCGAAGAGCACCACGCATCCTGCCGTCCAGACTCCGGTGCAGCACGACCCACCCGTGTCACTCCTATTGGACCCCACGGGAATGGAGATGCGGTCTTTTGAGGAACGCAGGGGATTCGTCACTGACTACTTCCACAAGAAGCCCTACCTGAGCAAGAAGGAGTGTGAAGTACTAGCCAACCGCCTCTGGCTTAACAAGATTGATGTATCATGCCACTTTGCCATCAAGCGCAACAAGTGTCTGAGAGCCATCCAGAGAAATAGAACTGCGGTACTGCTGGGTTTTAACATGGCCGAGTTGAAGAAGGTTAAGCATGACCTTTTAATTCCTGAGACTGAATCGGAAAAAACAGCTGCTTAA